In Nicotiana tabacum cultivar K326 chromosome 21, ASM71507v2, whole genome shotgun sequence, one DNA window encodes the following:
- the LOC142175097 gene encoding diacylglycerol kinase 7-like — translation MDSTAESRRRASGRSSVVESIRGSTLAGVRISKEELRRRITMPEYLRVAVREAIQSKDVDAETVKRHFDTAYAPGAEPPQPPEGPIVVFINSKSGGRHGPQLKARLQELMGEQQVLDLSVVKPHEFVQYGLSCLEIFAALGDSCAKVTRERIRIVAAGGDGTVGWILGCLGELKKQGREPVPPTGIIPLGTGNDLSRSFGWGGSFPFNWKSATKSILDRVATGPINHLDSWNLVISMPAGEKLDTPHSLKPTEDASLDQELDIDGELPKKLSNYQGVYYNYFSIGMDAQVAYGFHHLRNEKPYLAQGPVSNKLIYSGYSCTQGWFFTPCSSDPGLRGLNNILRLYVKKVNSSKWEQVPVPSSVRSIVTLNLPSYGGGRNPWGHLKPEYLEKRGFVEAHADDGCLEIFGLKQGWHASMVMVELISAKHIAQASAIRFELRAGEWDEAYMQMDGEPWKQPINKEFSTFVEIKRVPFQSLMVNGK, via the exons ATGGATTCGACGGCGGAGAGTCGGAGAAGGGCGTCGGGGAGGTCGTCGGTAGTAGAGTCGATAAGAGGTTCTACTTTGGCCGGAGTTAGAATATCCAAGGAGGAGCTCCGGAGGAGGATCACGATGCCTGAGTATTTAAGGGTGGCGGTCAGGGAGGCTATACAGAGTAAGGATGTAGACGCTGAAACTGTAAAGCGACATTTCGACACGGCTTATGCCCCCGGGGCCGAGCCTCCTCAGCCGCCGGAGGGGCCCATCGTCGTCTTCATTAATTCTAAAAGTGGTGGAAGACATGGCCCACAGCTTAAAGCTAGGTTGCAGGAACTCATGGGTGAACAACAG GTTCTTGACCTGTCAGTTGTGAAGCCTCATGAGTTTGTTCAATATGGATTAAGTTGCCTGGAGATATTTGCTGCTCTTGGTGACAGCTGTGCAAAAGTGACTCGTGAAAGGATAAGAATCGTG GCAGCAGGAGGTGATGGCACTGTTGGATGGATTCTTGGCTGCCTTGGAGAGCTTAAGAAACAGGGTCGAGAGCCAGTTCCACCAACAGGAATTATCCCACTTGGCACAGGAAATGACTTATCCAGGAGTTTTGGTTGG GGTGGGTCATTTCCTTTTAACTGGAAGTCAGCCACAAAAAGTATTCTTGACAGAGTTGCAACAGGTCCAATTAACCATCTGGATAG TTGGAATCTTGTAATATCAATGCCCGCTGGGGAAAAACTGGATACACCTCATTCTCTGAAACCTACTGAGGATGCATCTCTTGATCAG GAATTGGATATTGATGGTGAGTTGCCCAAGAAATTGTCCAACTATCAAGGAGTATACTACAACTACTTTAGCATAG GAATGGATGCACAGGTAGCCTATGGCTTCCATCATTTACGGAATGAAAAGCCATACCTTGCACAAGGTCCCGTATCAAACAAG TTGATTTACTCAGGATATAGTTGCACACAAGGCTGGTTCTTTACACCATGTAGCAGTGACCCTGGTTTGAG GGGACTGAATAATATTTTGCGACTATATGTTAAGAAGGTCAACAGCTCAAAGTGGGAGCAAGTCCCTGTTCCTTCAAG TGTTCGGTCTATTGTCACTCTGAATCTCCCTAGCTATGGCGGTGGAAGGAATCCATGGGGACATTTGAAGCCAGAGTACTTGGAGAAG AGGGGTTTTGTGGAAGCCCATGCAGATGATGGTTGCCTTGAAATTTTTGGCCTGAAACAAGGATGGCATGCTTCTATGGTTATGGTTGAGCTCATCTCTGCAAAACACATTGCCCAG GCTTCAGCAATTAGATTTGAGTTGCGAGCGGGCGAGTGGGATGAAGCTTATATGCAGATGGATGGTGAGCCATGGAAACAACCAATAAACAAGGAATTTTCAACCTTCGTGGAAATTAAGAGAGTACCATTTCAGTCTCTCATGGTCAACGGGAAGTAG
- the LOC142175392 gene encoding uncharacterized protein LOC142175392, with protein MEYLSRNLKILKQEKAFHYHPMCSRLDLTHLSFADYLLLFVRGDATSVALLHHRFNIFSAASGLKANLAKSSIYYGGFSLEVKQIQQKLGYSQGSLHFRYLGIPLDTKKLSVMQ; from the coding sequence ATGGAGTATTTGAGCAGAAATTTAAAGATTTTGAAGCAAGAAAAGGCATTCCACTATCATCCCATGTGTTCAAGGCTTGATTTAACTCACTTGAGTTTTGCGGATTATCTCTTACTATTTGTAAGAGGAGATGCTACATCTGTAGCATTGCTACATCACAGATTCAATATTTTCTCAGCAGCATCAGGTCTTAAAGCTAACCTAGCCAAAAGCTCTATTTACTATGGAGGATTCAgcctagaagtgaagcagatACAGCAAAAGCTAGGTTATAGTCAAGGATCCCTCCATTTCAGATATCTAGGCATACCACTTGACACAAAGAAACTCTCAGTAATGCAATGA